One window of the Halobacillus litoralis genome contains the following:
- a CDS encoding alpha/beta-type small acid-soluble spore protein, with protein sequence MGRRNNLLIPEAREGMDKLKVELMATTNQEDTKYEVAREQGIPLKRGNNGDLTTREAGQIGGQIGGRMVKELIRRAQQQIEDNQKRR encoded by the coding sequence ATGGGAAGGCGAAATAACCTGCTGATCCCTGAAGCGAGAGAAGGAATGGACAAACTTAAAGTGGAACTGATGGCGACTACAAATCAAGAGGACACTAAGTATGAAGTGGCCAGGGAACAGGGCATCCCTTTGAAACGTGGAAATAATGGTGACTTAACCACACGGGAAGCCGGTCAAATTGGCGGACAAATCGGAGGCCGTATGGTCAAGGAACTGATTAGAAGAGCACAGCAGCAAATAGAGGATAACCAAAAGAGGCGCTGA